A region from the Linepithema humile isolate Giens D197 chromosome 1, Lhum_UNIL_v1.0, whole genome shotgun sequence genome encodes:
- the Vps33B gene encoding vacuolar protein sorting-associated protein 33B, whose translation MDITLDDKLNVLQQISQRKLVEILDTIPGAKDLIIEAKLMKVLDSFVGVTVLKRYGVDKIYKMEEGLKSSNSQRIFLVSNNLIACKRALDQIQSEISHTNRPHVEVCHHLLVTPFVPAVLHNLVEEEGLSGLVTLHTLSVEFVKLDGNVLSLENPMFIDLYYHKDTSLLRAIARNLWSLQLVLGSPRFSLFLGKHSQQVGKLMESMEECLGSSSLQNEIGALIIMDRSFDLTTTLLTPVTYASLLNEIVEVNVGTAVLGKSQTKLDPNKDQIYGEVRDIPCSDVFPILHGKAKSLKSEQEAVQTMKLAEMERYVSTRLQKTGKRTQQLAFHISACQTIADTLGSEFQALQAIEKLMLDCKDRKECLSYIERNIDEHALRCLRLLCLLSITTDGITQSELQNIQKLHLHTHGYQHIPLFYKLHTTGLLKHRAENILHKLPNWSSEWSSNAQKLKMLPGYSKRSDQNGRTCPSYVFNNAYTPAIAQILNIVSNQEKDPRSFEDLMNLSNCAVSGHRGALSPKMVVICVIGGITCAEIAACRLIEKSMGIRLVLASDTILTGNKLIQRIQEI comes from the exons atggATATCACGTTGGATGATAAATTGAATGTGCTACAGCAAATAAGTCAGCGAAAGCTTGTGGAGATATTGGACACCATTCCAGGTGCAAAGGATCTGATAATAGAAGCAAAGCTCATGAAAGTACTGGACAGTTTTGTAGGAGTGACTGTACTGAA GCGATATGGAGTGGACAAGATCTATAAAATGGAAGAAGGACTGAAATCGTCGAATAGTCAACGTATATTCTTagtatctaataatttaatcgcaTGCAAGAGAGCTCTGGACCAAATACAGTCTGAAATATCGCATACTAATAGGCCTCATGTTGAAGTGTGTCATCATTTGCTGGTTACGCCATTTGTTCCAGCTGTGCTGCACAATCTAGTCGAAGAGGAAG GTTTATCTGGACTGGTTACGCTGCACACGCTCTCTGTAGAATTCGTAAAACTGGATGGGAACGTTTTATCCTTGGAAAATCCAATGTTTATTGATCTCTACTATCACAAAGACACTAGTCTTCTGCGAGCAATAGCGCGTAACTTGTGGTCGTTGCAATTAGTGCTCGGCTCGCCGAGGTTCTCACTTTTCTTGGGCAAACACAGTCAGCAAGTGGGCAAACTGATGGAATCAATGGAGGAATGTCTGGGGTCATCTAGTCTGCAGAATGAGATTGGCGCTCTGATCATAATGGACAGAAGTTTTGATCTGACCACGACTCTTCTTACACCTGTAACATACGCGAGCTTGTTGAATGAAATTGTGGAGGTAAACGTCGGTACGGCGGTGTTGGGAAAGTCGCAGACCAAGTTGGATCCAAATAAGGATCAAATTTACGGAGAAGTGAGAGATATACCTTGCAGTGACGTTTTCCCGATTCTCCACGGAAAGGCTAAGTCGCTTAAAT CTGAACAGGAGGCTGTACAGACCATGAAGTTAGCTGAGATGGAGAGATACGTGTCGACGAGATTACAAAAAACCGGAAAAAGGACACAACAATTAGCGTTTCATATATCTGCGTGCCAGACGATCGCGGATACTTTAGGTTCTGAGTTTCAGGCCTTGCAGGCGATCGAGAAACTGATGCTTGACTGCAAGGACAGAAAAGAATGCTTGAGCTACATCGAGAGAAACATAG ATGAGCATGCATTACGATGTTTGCGTCTCCTGTGCCTTTTATCCATCACCACCGATGGCATTACGCAGAGCGAGCTCCAGAACATCCAGAAGCTACATCTTCATACTCACGGTTATCAGCACATTCCGCTGTTTTACAAGCTGCACACTACTGGCCTGTTAAAGCATCGagctgaaaatattttacacaagcTACCGAACTGGAGCAGCGAGTGGAGCAGCAATGCGCAGAAATTAAAGATGTTACCCGGCTACTCCAAACGATCCGATCAGAACGGTCGTACCTGTCCTAGTTACGTGTTCAACAACGCTTACACACCCGCTATA GCGCAAATATTAAACATCGTATCGAATCAAGAGAAGGATCCTCGCAGCTTCGAAGACTTGATGAATTTATCGAACTGCGCCGTAAGCGGCCACCGGGGCGCGTTATCGCCGAAAATGGTCGTAATTTGTGTGATAGGCGGCATCACCTGTGCGGAGATAGCGGCGTGCCGGCTCATAGAGAAGTCTATGGGGATACGTCTCGTTCTCGCATCCGACACTATTCTAACAGGCAATAAACTCATTCAGAGGATACAAGAAATATGA
- the LOC105674572 gene encoding uncharacterized protein isoform X1, with product MADASSSDTTSDCCIECSSDITSEKSEYVVVGRKPYPSHRRSKRNFLQKLLIREMRGCLSAHNYASEERLFITVPRWRHLPLLHVIPKSALEAGHVVMGLTQCGQFLLTYTYTVDLSSPAVQQYSNTYTTLYKYLLHWWAFTPNHVARKVAEVSLFGNYTIYRELSIVISQWPMERNKLVIHGLCSNSLNLQLTDRAYLTITTVPSLENCKDCLKIAASYEEDGEELAANWDGCIRCNCLQHGLTVHTTYEVTSPYPKFRATVCLNYWNHVVINTGNFLHILRVDLNIPKSKNQRTCDKQDTSAHDPMVPETIPLDMSDAEETDYSTRTERYESSDEKVDTSECVDRSPKCESSLEQDFLDEPIKLDDKLGRDLPLNTSSSNQSDCVCDIRDKSAAADPLTVKLCECSDECKCRNGSGGSPVARPSVIEQMAISVRDKILQDFCEDTSQELNIGSDLITLVKHPSCSPRSAPQRLPSDLRTMTTWSSQILIPPSDILRTRNSESSHRIQVQRSSSSTSISGSSQQRSSSPQPGASQQDTNSINSSLQSTVSISSSSSCSSHLMSPPLAKYFRLPSPRKRSNLHSPPPVVNATQSTRTTRATHKLIEAEKAYEFTDEVQETTCEKLSSFRKRRLADKKYEFCDEAEDAENIVPFRHIRDQFRHRGACSIHQIPSSPAMSPVLPNGRRHWVDSDQSESDELNLAQDISIANDLSNPETTEKNVLRPLNQNQLSNGSMHRDRVGKCCPNFSPLVPRNNLQYPLIKCTARFKRSYIELDDEMISVITDVEDEETGGYVGYQCVLPMLVHGSGYVQMQMINNSKAEKLIVPCVSITQLSFDIETFSHHVADWICARFKKKYWHCSDYDIEIIDVCALTGDIICLHIMKIQASELYSQTQCPQERKQYEVGCKFTWNIDTSQYRITDVLPMEEVKPDSWKQALINIPNFSTQLWNPTRRLATQLREKSQQPYAHTVRFLHNELSLAGQYFATHLFSKANAYIILIAGETITKLTDLDNLVQFYMTPIPNDALIE from the exons atggcgGACGCGTCGTCTTCCGACACTACCTCAGACTGTTGCATTGAGTGTTCCTCTGACATTACGTCGGAAAAATCGGAGTACGTTGTAGTGGGACGCAAGCCATACCCGTCACATCGCCGCAGCAAGCgaaattttctgcaaaaactGCTGATACGGGAG ATGAGAGGATGTTTGTCGGCGCACAATTACGCATCAGAGGAAAGACTGTTTATAACGGTGCCTAGGTGGCGGCATTTGCCTCTCTTACATGTAATCCCGAAGTCGGCACTTGAGGCAGG GCACGTTGTTATGGGATTGACACAGTGTGGTCAGTTTCTGCTCACATATACGTACACAGTGGATCTCAGCAGTCCAGCAGTCCAGCAGTACAGCAATACGTACACGACCTTGTACAAGTATTTGTTGCACTGGTGGGCCTTTACGCCAAACCATGTCGCTCGCAAAGTTGCCGAGGTTTCATTGTTTGGCAACTACACAATTTATAGAGAATTAAGCATAGTTATATCGCAATGGCCAATGGAGCGGAATAAGCTTGTAATACACGGCCTTTG ttcaaattctttaaatttgcaaCTGACTGATAGAGCGTATTTAACGATAACGACGGTACCGTCTCTTGAAAATTGCAAAGACTGCTTAAAGATCGCCGCATCGTATGAGGAAGATGGTGaag AATTAGCCGCAAATTGGGACGGTTGCATACGATGCAACTGCTTGCAACACGGACTCACGGTTCACACGACATACGAGGTCACTTCACCATACCCGAAATTTCGAGCCACCGTGTGTTTAAATTACTGGAATCACGTGGTGATTAATACAGGCAACTTTCTGCACATTCTCAGAGTGGACTTGAATATACCGAAGTCGAAGAATCAGAGGACATGTGACAAGCAGGATACTTCCGCACACGATCCCATGGTGCCGGAAACGATTCCGCTGGACATGAGCGACGCCGAGGAGACGGATTATTCGACGAGGACGGAGCGATACGAGAGTTCGGACGAGAAAGTGGACACGTCGGAGTGCGTTGATCGATCTCCCAAATGTGAATCCAGCCTAGAACAAGACTTTCTAGACGAGCCAATTAAATTAGACGATAAGTTAGGACGCGATTTACCGTTAAATACCTCAAGCAGTAATCAAAGCGACTGTGTCTGTGATATACGTGATAAGTCTGCCGCTGCTGATCCTTTAACCGTAAAGTTATGCGAATGCTCGGACGAATGCAAGTGCCGGAACGGCAGCGGCGGCAGTCCCGTTGCGCGGCCGAGCGTCATCGAACAGATGGCGATCTCGGTCCGCGACAAGATCCTGCAGGATTTTTGCGAGGACACGTCGCAGGAGCTCAACATCGGCAGCGATCTGATCACGCTGGTGAAACATCCGTCGTGCTCGCCGCGCTCGGCGCCACAGAGATTACCCTCCGATCTCAGGACGATGACCACGTGGTCGTCGCAGATACTCATCCCGCCGTCGGACATTCTGCGCACTCGCAATTCAGAATCTAGTCACAGAATCCAGGTCCAACGTAGCAGTAGTAGTACTAGCATTAGTGGTAGCAGCCAGCAACGTTCGAGCTCGCCGCAACCCGGCGCTTCACAGCAGGACACCAACTCCATAAATTCGTCACTGCAGTCCACCGTCTCTATCAGTTCATCGTCCTCGTGCTCGTCTCATTTGATGTCGCCGCCCTTAGCCAAATACTTCCGCCTTCCGAGCCCGCGCAAGAGATCGAACCTGCACTCACCTCCGCCCGTTGTCAACGCAACCCAGTCGACGAGGACGACAAGAGCAACGCACAAGCTCATCGAGGCGGAAAAGGCGTACGAGTTCACCGACGAAGTGCAGGAGACGACCTGCGAGAAGCTCAGCTCGTTTAGGAAACGCCGTCTGGCCGACAAGAAGTATGAGTTCTGCGACGAAGCGGAGGACGCGGAGAACATAGTTCCTTTCAGGCATATACGCGATCAGTTCAGACACCGCGGTGCCTGCTCTATACACCAAATACCCTCCTCGCCGGCAATGTCGCCTGTCCTGCCGAACGGTCGGCGGCACTGGGTCGACTCGGATCAGAGCGAATCGGATGAATTGAATCTTGCTCAAGACATTAGCATAGCCAACGACTTATCGAATCCAGAAACAA CTGAGAAAAATGTGCTTCGACCATTGAATCAGAATCAACTGTCTAACGGAAGTATGCACAGAGATCGCGTCGGCAAATGTTGCCCGAATTTCTCGCCGTTAGTTCCGAGAAATAATTTGCAGTATCCTTTGATAAAGTGCACCGCACGTTTCAAACGCAGTTACATAGAGCTCGACGACGAGATGATATCAGTGATTACAGATGTGGAAG ACGAAGAGACGGGAGGATATGTGGGTTATCAATGTGTACTTCCAATGCTTGTGCACGGTTCTGGATACGTTCAAATGCAGATGATCAACAATAGTAAAGCAGAAAAATTG ATAGTGCCATGCGTTTCCATAACTCAGTTGAGTTTTGATATTGAGACTTTCTCTCACCACGTAGCGGATTGGATCTGCGCGAGattcaagaaaaagtattgGCACTGCAGTGACTACGATATAGAAATAATCGACGTATGTGCGCTTACCGGCGACATTATATGTTTGCACATAATGAAGATTCAAGCAAGCGAGTTATATAGCCAAACGCAATG CCCGCAAGAGAGAAAACAATATGAGGTCGGATGCAAATTCACGTGGAATATTGACACGAGCCAGTATAGAATAACAGACGTACTGCCGATGGAAGAAGTCAAGCCAGATTCCTGGAAACAGGCTCTTATTAACATACCGAATTTTTCCACCCAATTATGGAATCCGACGCGTCGTTTGGCCACGCAGCTGCGAGAAAAGAGTCAGCAACCGTACGCGCACACTGTGCGTTTCCTTCACAACGAGCTGAGCTTAGCAGGTCAGTATTTCGCGactcatttattttcaaaggcAAAcgcatacataatattaattgcaggCGAGACTATAACCAAGCTCACCGATTTGGACAATCTGGTGCAGTTTTATATGACGCCAATACCGAATGACGCCTTAATAGAATGA
- the LOC105674572 gene encoding uncharacterized protein isoform X2 has product MADASSSDTTSDCCIECSSDITSEKSEYVVVGRKPYPSHRRSKRNFLQKLLIREMRGCLSAHNYASEERLFITVPRWRHLPLLHVIPKSALEAGHVVMGLTQCGQFLLTYTYTVDLSSPAVQQYSNTYTTLYKYLLHWWAFTPNHVARKVAEVSLFGNYTIYRELSIVISQWPMERNKLVIHGLCSNSLNLQLTDRAYLTITTVPSLENCKDCLKIAASYEEDGEELAANWDGCIRCNCLQHGLTVHTTYEVTSPYPKFRATVCLNYWNHVVINTGNFLHILRVDLNIPKSKNQRTCDKQDTSAHDPMVPETIPLDMSDAEETDYSTRTERYESSDEKVDTSECVDRSPKCESSLEQDFLDEPIKLDDKLGRDLPLNTSSSNQSDCVCDIRDKSAAADPLTVKLCECSDECKCRNGSGGSPVARPSVIEQMAISVRDKILQDFCEDTSQELNIGSDLITLVKHPSCSPRSAPQRLPSDLRTMTTWSSQILIPPSDILRTRNSESSHRIQVQRSSSSTSISGSSQQRSSSPQPGASQQDTNSINSSLQSTVSISSSSSCSSHLMSPPLAKYFRLPSPRKRSNLHSPPPVVNATQSTRTTRATHKLIEAEKAYEFTDEVQETTCEKLSSFRKRRLADKKYEFCDEAEDAENIVPFRHIRDQFRHRGACSIHQIPSSPAMSPVLPNGRRHWVDSDQSESDELNLAQDISIANDLSNPETTEKNVLRPLNQNQLSNGSMHRDRVGKCCPNFSPLVPRNNLQYPLIKCTARFKRSYIELDDEMISVITDVEDEETGGYVGYQCVLPMLVHGSGYVQMQMINNSKAEKLIVPCVSITQLSFDIETFSHHVADWICARFKKKYWHCSDYDIEIIDVCALTGDIICLHIMKIQASELYSQTQCPQERKQYEVGCKFTWNIDTSQYRITDVLPMEEVKPDSWKQALINIPNFSTQLWNPTRRLATQLREKSQQPYAHTVRFLHNELSLAGETITKLTDLDNLVQFYMTPIPNDALIE; this is encoded by the exons atggcgGACGCGTCGTCTTCCGACACTACCTCAGACTGTTGCATTGAGTGTTCCTCTGACATTACGTCGGAAAAATCGGAGTACGTTGTAGTGGGACGCAAGCCATACCCGTCACATCGCCGCAGCAAGCgaaattttctgcaaaaactGCTGATACGGGAG ATGAGAGGATGTTTGTCGGCGCACAATTACGCATCAGAGGAAAGACTGTTTATAACGGTGCCTAGGTGGCGGCATTTGCCTCTCTTACATGTAATCCCGAAGTCGGCACTTGAGGCAGG GCACGTTGTTATGGGATTGACACAGTGTGGTCAGTTTCTGCTCACATATACGTACACAGTGGATCTCAGCAGTCCAGCAGTCCAGCAGTACAGCAATACGTACACGACCTTGTACAAGTATTTGTTGCACTGGTGGGCCTTTACGCCAAACCATGTCGCTCGCAAAGTTGCCGAGGTTTCATTGTTTGGCAACTACACAATTTATAGAGAATTAAGCATAGTTATATCGCAATGGCCAATGGAGCGGAATAAGCTTGTAATACACGGCCTTTG ttcaaattctttaaatttgcaaCTGACTGATAGAGCGTATTTAACGATAACGACGGTACCGTCTCTTGAAAATTGCAAAGACTGCTTAAAGATCGCCGCATCGTATGAGGAAGATGGTGaag AATTAGCCGCAAATTGGGACGGTTGCATACGATGCAACTGCTTGCAACACGGACTCACGGTTCACACGACATACGAGGTCACTTCACCATACCCGAAATTTCGAGCCACCGTGTGTTTAAATTACTGGAATCACGTGGTGATTAATACAGGCAACTTTCTGCACATTCTCAGAGTGGACTTGAATATACCGAAGTCGAAGAATCAGAGGACATGTGACAAGCAGGATACTTCCGCACACGATCCCATGGTGCCGGAAACGATTCCGCTGGACATGAGCGACGCCGAGGAGACGGATTATTCGACGAGGACGGAGCGATACGAGAGTTCGGACGAGAAAGTGGACACGTCGGAGTGCGTTGATCGATCTCCCAAATGTGAATCCAGCCTAGAACAAGACTTTCTAGACGAGCCAATTAAATTAGACGATAAGTTAGGACGCGATTTACCGTTAAATACCTCAAGCAGTAATCAAAGCGACTGTGTCTGTGATATACGTGATAAGTCTGCCGCTGCTGATCCTTTAACCGTAAAGTTATGCGAATGCTCGGACGAATGCAAGTGCCGGAACGGCAGCGGCGGCAGTCCCGTTGCGCGGCCGAGCGTCATCGAACAGATGGCGATCTCGGTCCGCGACAAGATCCTGCAGGATTTTTGCGAGGACACGTCGCAGGAGCTCAACATCGGCAGCGATCTGATCACGCTGGTGAAACATCCGTCGTGCTCGCCGCGCTCGGCGCCACAGAGATTACCCTCCGATCTCAGGACGATGACCACGTGGTCGTCGCAGATACTCATCCCGCCGTCGGACATTCTGCGCACTCGCAATTCAGAATCTAGTCACAGAATCCAGGTCCAACGTAGCAGTAGTAGTACTAGCATTAGTGGTAGCAGCCAGCAACGTTCGAGCTCGCCGCAACCCGGCGCTTCACAGCAGGACACCAACTCCATAAATTCGTCACTGCAGTCCACCGTCTCTATCAGTTCATCGTCCTCGTGCTCGTCTCATTTGATGTCGCCGCCCTTAGCCAAATACTTCCGCCTTCCGAGCCCGCGCAAGAGATCGAACCTGCACTCACCTCCGCCCGTTGTCAACGCAACCCAGTCGACGAGGACGACAAGAGCAACGCACAAGCTCATCGAGGCGGAAAAGGCGTACGAGTTCACCGACGAAGTGCAGGAGACGACCTGCGAGAAGCTCAGCTCGTTTAGGAAACGCCGTCTGGCCGACAAGAAGTATGAGTTCTGCGACGAAGCGGAGGACGCGGAGAACATAGTTCCTTTCAGGCATATACGCGATCAGTTCAGACACCGCGGTGCCTGCTCTATACACCAAATACCCTCCTCGCCGGCAATGTCGCCTGTCCTGCCGAACGGTCGGCGGCACTGGGTCGACTCGGATCAGAGCGAATCGGATGAATTGAATCTTGCTCAAGACATTAGCATAGCCAACGACTTATCGAATCCAGAAACAA CTGAGAAAAATGTGCTTCGACCATTGAATCAGAATCAACTGTCTAACGGAAGTATGCACAGAGATCGCGTCGGCAAATGTTGCCCGAATTTCTCGCCGTTAGTTCCGAGAAATAATTTGCAGTATCCTTTGATAAAGTGCACCGCACGTTTCAAACGCAGTTACATAGAGCTCGACGACGAGATGATATCAGTGATTACAGATGTGGAAG ACGAAGAGACGGGAGGATATGTGGGTTATCAATGTGTACTTCCAATGCTTGTGCACGGTTCTGGATACGTTCAAATGCAGATGATCAACAATAGTAAAGCAGAAAAATTG ATAGTGCCATGCGTTTCCATAACTCAGTTGAGTTTTGATATTGAGACTTTCTCTCACCACGTAGCGGATTGGATCTGCGCGAGattcaagaaaaagtattgGCACTGCAGTGACTACGATATAGAAATAATCGACGTATGTGCGCTTACCGGCGACATTATATGTTTGCACATAATGAAGATTCAAGCAAGCGAGTTATATAGCCAAACGCAATG CCCGCAAGAGAGAAAACAATATGAGGTCGGATGCAAATTCACGTGGAATATTGACACGAGCCAGTATAGAATAACAGACGTACTGCCGATGGAAGAAGTCAAGCCAGATTCCTGGAAACAGGCTCTTATTAACATACCGAATTTTTCCACCCAATTATGGAATCCGACGCGTCGTTTGGCCACGCAGCTGCGAGAAAAGAGTCAGCAACCGTACGCGCACACTGTGCGTTTCCTTCACAACGAGCTGAGCTTAGCAG gCGAGACTATAACCAAGCTCACCGATTTGGACAATCTGGTGCAGTTTTATATGACGCCAATACCGAATGACGCCTTAATAGAATGA
- the LOC105674575 gene encoding sorting nexin-30-like, with amino-acid sequence MMTSSETSEVENLGGEKSAEDSAILEISSMATGGIVKQDSRDVDFLSNCSTSIEGSVIASPSIDSFSTLPDQEISDFQMDSRDLQVKVDNPQKHLETLETYITFRITTRTTRPEFEEAEYVVRRRYNDFIWLRQKLVDTYPTHIIPPMPGKHTLLAQLDRYSKEFVIARMKLLYIFLNRVVNHPILSCDKNLHIFLTTKPAEFLTHRKNRGNVLGKMTDSLQNMASTYTMKQRHLEFEQIRDYCTALSEKLSAIDKINHRIHKERQDYLLELHQLHPIFTLWASSEPELESILLAIAKAVETNAVAHKKLLENVPNDEREYVSYIEAVKNALCRRDSMQIEYEITVDVLAKKRMEKDQLIGNTSCTIPAQSWGGSLWKAESRDEKLERLGQTIPRLAKQAEILQDRMECANENLRSDIQRWNVEKQQDLKNMLITMADRHIRHYQQCMNAWEDILAGFKLDGIGSDVNVGPPVKIPV; translated from the exons ATGATGACTTCTTCGGAAACGTCAGAGGTGGAAAATTTAGGAGGTGAAAAGAGCGCCGAAGATTCGGCGATCTTGGAAATAAGCTCCATGGCGACGGGCGGGATAGTGAAGCAGGACAGTCGCGATGTCGATTTTCTCTCCAACTGCAGCACCTCCATTGAGGGATCCGTG ATTGCCTCTCCTTCTATCGATAGCTTCTCTACTCTTCCGGATCAAGAGATATCAGACTTTCAGATGGATTCGCGAGACTTACAAGTAAAAGTGGATAATCCACAAAAGCATCTGGAAACTTTGGAGACTTATATTACATTCCGTATAACAACTAGA ACTACACGTCCAGAGTTTGAAGAAGCAGAATATGTGGTTCGCAGGCGCTACAATGATTTTATTTGGCTGCGTCAGAAGTTGGTGGATACTTATCCAACTCATATTATACCA CCAATGCCAGGCAAGCATACATTGCTTGCTCAACTCGATCGATATTCCAAGGAATTTGTCATAGCTCGAATGAAGCTTTTGTATATATTCTTGAACAGAGTGGTGAATCATCCTATTCTCAGTTGCGACAAGAATCTCCACATCTTTCTCACAACAAAACCTGCA GAATTTCTCACTCATCGCAAAAACCGCGGCAATGTGCTCGGGAAAATGACCGATTCTTTGCAAAACATGGCAAGTACATACACGATGAAACAGCGTCATTTGGAATTTGAACAGATACGGGATTATTGTACAGCATTGAGTGAAAAACTGTCGGCTATAGATAAGATCAATCATCGTATACATAAAGAAAGGCAAG ATTATTTATTGGAGCTTCATCAATTGCATCCCATATTCACGTTGTGGGCAAGCTCAGAACCGGAActtgaatcaattttattgGCAATCGCTAAAGCGGTAGAAACAAATGCAGTGGCTCATAAGAAACTTTTGGAAAACGTTCCTAATGACGAACGCGAGTACGTTTCATATATAGAAGCTGTTAAGAACGCATTGTGCCGGCGTGACTCGATGCAGATTGAATATGAGATAACGGTTGATGTATTAGCAAAGAAGAGAATGGAAAAGGATCAG TTGATAGGAAATACGAGCTGCACGATTCCCGCACAAAGCTGGGGTGGATCTCTATGGAAAGCGGAATCTCGCGACGAAAAATTAGAGCGACTTGGTCAGACGATTCCGCGGTTAGCCAAGCAAGCGGAAATATTGCAGGATCGCATGGAATGCGCGAACGAAAATCTGCGAAGCGACATACAGAGGTGGAATGTAGAGAAGCAGCAGGATCTGAAGAACATGCTGATCACGATGGCGGATCGACATATCAGACATTATCAGCAGTGCATGAATGCATGGGAAGATATTCTCGCCGGGTTTAAATTGGACGGAATCGGATCTGACGTTAACGTAGGACCGCCCGTTAAGATACCCGTTTGA